Proteins from one Pleuronectes platessa chromosome 16, fPlePla1.1, whole genome shotgun sequence genomic window:
- the qtrt1 gene encoding queuine tRNA-ribosyltransferase catalytic subunit 1: protein MAATVERVVAAEASEKQMSAKKVLSAASPLTLRIVAECSVTKARACELILPHSAVSTPVFMPVGTQGTMKGITVDQLDDLGCRICLGNTYHLGMRPGPDLIEKANGLHGFMNWDRNLLTDSGGFQMVSLVELSEVTEGGVKFKSPYDGKEILLSPEKSIAIQNSLGSDIMMQLDDVVSSTVTGPRVEEAMHRSIRWLDRCIAANKNPDKQNLFAIIQGGLNVDLRKACLDEMTQRDVPGFAIGGLSGGEEKDDFWRMVTLSTDHLPREKPRYLMGVGYAVDLVVCVALGCDMFDCVYPTRTARFGSALVPWGSLQVKHRQYAKDFQPIDPDCQCPTCKRHSRAYLHALFKSDSAAMHHITIHNIAYQLNLMGSVRQSIVEGRFPDFIRTFMKRLFPSPDQYPGWAVDALASVNVTLE from the exons ATGGCCGCGACCGTGGAGCGTGTTGTTGCTGCGGAGGCTTCAGAAAAGCAGATGTCCGCGAAGAAAGTGTTGTCCGCGGCCTCTCCGCTCACTCTGCGGATCGTCGCGGAGTGCTCGGTGACTAAAGCGAGAGCCTGCGAGCTCATACTGCCGCACAGCGCCGTCAGCACCCCGGTGTTCATGCCTGTCGGGACCCAGGGGACTATGAAGGGAATCACCGTGGATCAGCTGGACGATCTGGGATGCCGGATCTGTCTTGGGAACACGTATCACCTGGGCATGAGACCG GGGCCTGATTTGATCGAGAAAGCCAATGGTTTACATGGGTTCATGAACTGGGACAGAAATCTGTTGACT GACAGTGGAGGCTTCCAGATGGTGTCGCTTGTTGAACTCTCAGAGGTCACAGAAGGAGGAGTCAAGTTCAAGTCCCCCTACGACGGCAAAGAGATCCTCCTCAGTCCTGAGAAGTCCATCGCCATACAGAACAGTCTGG GGTCAGACATCATGATGCAGCTGGACGACGTGGTCAGCAGTACAGTGACGGGGCCGCGGGTGGAGGAGGCCATGCACAGATCCATTCGCTGGCTGGACCGATGCATAGCAGCCAATAAGAATCCAGATAAACAGAACCTGTTTGCCATCATACAGGGGGGGCTGAATGTAGACCTGCGCAAAGCTTGTCTAGATG AAATGACTCAGCGTGATGTTCCTGGTTTTGCCATCGGCGGCctgagcggaggagaggagaaggatgaCTTCTGGCGGATGGTCACGCTGAGCACTGACCACCTGCCACGAGAAAAGCCTCGATACCTCATGGGTGTGGG GTATGCTGTGGACTTGGTGGTGTGTGTCGCTCTGGGATGTGACATGTTCGACTGCGTGTACCCCACCCGCACTGCA AGGTTCGGCTCTGCCTTGGTGCCTTGGGGATCTCTCCAGGTAAAACACAGGCAGTATGCCAAGGACTTCCAGCCCATAGACCCAGACTGCCAGTGTCCCACCTGCAAGAG acATAGTCGAGCTTACCTGCATGCTCTGTTTAAGAGTGACAGTGCAGCCATGCATCACATCACCATTCATAACATTGCCTACCAG CTCAACCTGATGGGCTCCGTGAGACAGAGCATCGTGGAGGGCCGCTTCCCCGACTTCATACGGACATTCATGAAGCGACTGTTCCCGTCTCCTGACCAGTACCCCGGCTGGGCTGTGGACGCTCTCGCCTCCGTCAATGTTACGCTGGAATAA